One region of Coregonus clupeaformis isolate EN_2021a chromosome 31, ASM2061545v1, whole genome shotgun sequence genomic DNA includes:
- the hs3st3l gene encoding heparan sulfate (glucosamine) 3-O-sulfotransferase 3-like codes for MAAFHHSKPTDRDTRRVLQKLIIMLSLGIICVSLFYFFTGCCESDLTENSVSDRPAREFLLTGWYHDRNGTFYKDVVTVQDEDEYPGTGEGSTITPGLETNNSGKDWTATRRLPQALIIGVKKGGTRALLEFLRLHPDIRALGSEPHFFDRHYARGLHWYRSMMPKALDGQVVMEKTPRYFVTVETPGRVHSMSRDVKLIVVVRDPVTRAISDYTQIISKTPHIPAFETLAFKNRTNGEIDSLWSPLWIGLYAQHLERWLAWFPRAQIHLVSGEGLISDPAGELGKVQDFLGLQRIVTDKHFYFNKTKGFPCLKKPEGSSKPHCLGKTKGRTHAPIDPEVIRRLREFYRLHNQRFYQMTGQDFGWQ; via the exons ATGGCAGCTTTTCACCACAGCAAACCAACGGATAGGGACACCAGGAGAGTCCTCCAAAAACTTATTATCATGCTCTCTTTGGGAATCATCTGCGTCTCTCTCTTCTACTTCTTCACGGGATGCTGCGAGTCGGACCTAACGGAAAACTCAGTCTCCGACAGACCCGCCAGGGAGTTTCTCTTAACGGGATGGTATCATGACAGAAACGGGACGTTTTATAAGGACGTTGTAACGGTACAGGATGAAGATGAATACCCAGGGACCGGGGAAGGGAGCACAATAACGCCCGGTTTGGAGACGAATAACTCGGGTAAAGATTGGACGGCGACCCGGCGGTTACCCCAAGCCCTCATTATAGGGGTGAAGAAGGGTGGCACGAGGGCTTTGCTGGAGTTTCTCAGGCTGCACCCGGACATCCGCGCGCTGGGCTCTGAGCCGCACTTCTTTGACCGGCATTACGCACGAGGCTTGCACTGGTACAG gAGTATGATGCCCAAGGCCTTGGACGGCCAGGTTGTCATGGAGAAGACACCGCGTTACTTTGTTACCGTGGAGACCCCGGGGCGTGTACACTCCATGTCGCGTGACGTGAAGCTGATTGTGGTGGTCCGAGACCCTGTGACCCGGGCCATCTCTGACTACACCCAGATCATCTCCAAGACCCCCCACATCCCCGCCTTCGAGACCCTCGCCTTCAAGAACCGCACCAATG GTGAGATTGACTCTCTATGGAGCCCTCTGTGGATCGGACTGTACGCCCAGCATCTGGAGCGCTGGCTGGCCTGGTTCCCCCGGGCCCAGATCCACCTAGTCAGTGGGGAGGGCCTCATCTCTGACCCGGCAGGAGAACTAGGAAAGGTCCAGGACTTCCTGGGCCTCCAGAGGATTGTCACGGACAAGCACTTCTACTTCAATAAGACTAAAGGTTTCCCCTGCCTGAAGAAACCAGAGGGAAGCAGCAAGCCCCACTGCCTGGGGAAGACTAAAGGCCGGACACACGCCCCCATCGACCCGGAAGTGATCCGGAGACTGAGAGAGTTCTACAGGCTGCACAACCAGCGGTTCTACCAGATGACTGGCCAGGACTTTGGATGGCAATGA